CATTCATGCTTTTCACTATTCTTAATTCCGTTTCTCTTTTACCTACAGTGAATAACACTTCCCACCCAATTCTTTCGAGTTCCTTTCCAATAAGGATGGCAGGGTAAAGATGTCCACCAGTGCCACCTGATGCAATTATCATTCTCATGATATCCCCCTTGATGTGTTTATAAGTAGTCCCATCTCTATTCCATTTATCAGTAGTGCAGTACCTCCATAACTTAAGAATGGAAATGGGAGACCTGTTACTGGAAGAAGGCCTATGTTTACCCCTATAACCACAAAGGATTGTAAAACTATGTGGGTAGTGATTCCAAAGGATAGAAATTTGATAAAGGGATCCTTTGCTTTTACCGATACCCTGTAACCTCTTATAAGGATACCCAATATAAGTATTATAATTATTAACCCTCCTGTGAGACCTGACTCTTCGCATATGAGTGAGAATATAAAATCCTTGGATACATAAGGGATATAATCAAATTTCTGTTTTCCCATCATGTATCCTCTTCCAAAGATACCTCCCGAACCTATAGCTATAAGTGATTGTGCTATTTGATAGCTTTTATCTGTGTTGTATTTGAAGGGTTGAAGAGTGTATATTATTCTTTCCCACCAAGATCTGTTTAGTTTAACCATAACAGGAAATAGTAATGAAACACTCAAGGGAACAAGAAAATGTTTCTTATTCCATGTTCCTATGTAGAGCATTGAGAGTAATATTAGATAGGTTAATGCACCTGTGCTAAGATCTTTTTCAAAAACTATTAGAAGTATTCCTATCCCTGAGTAGAGTATCAGGGGAAAGAGGTATCTCCATTTTTTCCATATAAAGTATTCACTGGATAGAACATAGGAGGAATAAATTATTAACGCAAGTTTAAATAGTTCTGATGGCTGGAAGGAGAAACTCCCTATAATAATCCATCTTCTGTAATCACTTCTTAAGGAAAGACCGGGTATATAGACAAGAACAAGAAGTAAAAGGGAAATTATAAATAGAGGTTTTGCGAATTTCTTTATGGTTTTCAATGGAACTATAATAAATAGAATCAGAGCAGATATTGATATTGCTACATGAATGAGGTATCTCTTAAAGGAGGTGAATTCTCCATACTTTAAAAAATCCACAGATGAGGCAGAGAACTGCCAGAGGATTCCGAATATGTAAAGCACAACTACCATTAGGATCAAAAGAAGATCAGGATTTTTTCTCACTCATTTCCTCCACGATTTTTATAAACTTCTCTCCTCTGTCCTCAAAGTCCACAAACATGTCAAAACTTGCGCAAGCTGGAGATAAAAGGAAGAAGTCTCCCTTTTCACCTATGTTGAGAGCCACTTCAACAGCTTCCCTCAAATTTTTTACCTTTTTGTAAGACTTGAAGCCTATCTCCTTAAGTATCTTTTCAATTTCAGGAGCAGTTTCTCCCATTAAAAGAATATACTTTACTCTATCCACAGAAAAATTTATAAGTTTGTGAAAATCTGTTTTTTTACTACTGCCACCAAGGAGGAGGATAATTCTTCCCTTTGGGAAGGCTGA
This Caldisericia bacterium DNA region includes the following protein-coding sequences:
- a CDS encoding FtsW/RodA/SpoVE family cell cycle protein yields the protein MRKNPDLLLILMVVVLYIFGILWQFSASSVDFLKYGEFTSFKRYLIHVAISISALILFIIVPLKTIKKFAKPLFIISLLLLVLVYIPGLSLRSDYRRWIIIGSFSFQPSELFKLALIIYSSYVLSSEYFIWKKWRYLFPLILYSGIGILLIVFEKDLSTGALTYLILLSMLYIGTWNKKHFLVPLSVSLLFPVMVKLNRSWWERIIYTLQPFKYNTDKSYQIAQSLIAIGSGGIFGRGYMMGKQKFDYIPYVSKDFIFSLICEESGLTGGLIIIILILGILIRGYRVSVKAKDPFIKFLSFGITTHIVLQSFVVIGVNIGLLPVTGLPFPFLSYGGTALLINGIEMGLLINTSRGIS